In the genome of Acidobacteriota bacterium, the window CAAAGACGAAGTCACAACCCCCGCGGGATGCACCATCGACGGCATCCTGGAACTGGAAGAGGGCAAGCTGCGCGTCACCCTCATCAAGGCCGTGGTCAAAGCCGCCCAACGCGCCAAGCAACTGGTCGACGACCAGTAGCCGGATCGAGTACGCCGATAATCGGCATGTGGTTGAATAACGTCAGCGGCCGCAGCGTAGGAGGCGCTAATGATGGATTTTCGAGGAGACTTCAGCGAGAGGCTTCAATCCAGCCGCTACCAGCAGGAGCGGGAGCGCATCGAGAGGATCTGCCGGAACTTCACCGATCAGGTGGAACAGGTCTTCGAGATCCACGTCCGGCGCATCTACGGACGCATCGAGGGGGTCACCGTCGAGTCGGCCCGGCAGCGCTACACCTGCCGGCTTGGCGAGTTCCGTCCTGCCATCGATTTCTATGCCCAGTACCTTCGAGTGGCGGCTGACGGCAAGCAGATCTGCATTGCGCTGACCCGTCCCGCCGAAGAAGAGCCCTCCGTCCATTACATCGTGGGCAAGTCTGAAACCAAGCCGGTCGACGCCGATGATTCCATCTACATCCGCGGCCGCTCCCTCAAGGAAGTCCCCGTCTCCCAGTTCAGCGCCGACACCTTCAATCCCCAGGAATTTCACGATCTGCTGGTCAAGGAATTGATCGAAGAGCTTTGATGGGCAATAATCCCGCCCATGAGCCAGTCAAAGTTCGACGTGGTCACCGGCGGCGCTGGATTCATCGGTTCCCACCTGGTCCGCGCCCTGCTGTCCCGCGGACGCGCCGTGCGGGTCGTCGACGATTTCTCCAGCGGCAAGGAGGAGAACCTGCAAGGACTGGCCGAGCAGCATCCGGGGCGCTTCTCCCTGGAGCGGGCCGATATCCGCAACTCCTCGGCCATGCTCGAGCTCCTGCAAGGCGCCGAGCACGTCTACCACCAGGCCGCCATGACCTCGGTGGCGCAATCGGTGGAGGATCCGCATCGCTGCCACCAGGTCAACGCCGGCGGCACCCTCAAGGTGCTGGAAGCGGCCCGCCGGGGCGGCGCCGGCAAGGTCGTGATGGCTTCCACCACAGCCGTCTACGGAGACGATCCCGA includes:
- a CDS encoding pyrroline-5-carboxylate reductase dimerization domain-containing protein; translated protein: KDEVTTPAGCTIDGILELEEGKLRVTLIKAVVKAAQRAKQLVDDQ